One window from the genome of Bacteroidota bacterium encodes:
- a CDS encoding VOC family protein, whose product MAHALNWFELPALDLERAFAFYTAVLDGNVRKGTFGNGDLILFNVPFGTGEAVGGSIVVRPDLKPSADGALIYLNAFGPLHAAVKRAENAGGKILAAEIDLGKFGFAAILIDSEGNKVGLLSNEK is encoded by the coding sequence ATGGCACACGCACTAAACTGGTTCGAACTGCCTGCACTTGATCTTGAGCGCGCATTTGCATTCTACACCGCCGTGCTCGACGGCAATGTGCGTAAAGGCACATTTGGTAACGGCGACTTAATTCTTTTCAATGTGCCTTTTGGTACGGGCGAAGCAGTTGGCGGCTCCATTGTGGTGCGGCCCGACCTCAAGCCCTCGGCCGACGGCGCGCTGATTTACCTCAACGCATTCGGGCCGCTGCATGCGGCGGTGAAGCGTGCAGAAAATGCCGGCGGCAAAATACTGGCTGCCGAAATTGATCTCGGTAAGTTTGGCTTTGCGGCTATTCTTATCGACAGCGAGGGTAATAAGGTAGGACTGCTTTCCAATGAAAAGTAA